One window of the Nicotiana tabacum cultivar K326 chromosome 4, ASM71507v2, whole genome shotgun sequence genome contains the following:
- the LOC107799211 gene encoding putative serine/threonine-protein kinase At1g09600, whose amino-acid sequence MGGCCSKGSSEDDYVIEHEKEKEKEVDKYSVQMVAPLQREEIKVDLVNPKIELPMKSKSKRTSEASVVPVPATKVEDDGKTRIIERPKEGHHKRRSTVDFGVQQSMSRIVSIHNGVKGELGAAGWPSWLSSVAAEAIQGWVPRSAESFEKLNKIGQGTYSSVYKARDLKTNKIVAMKKVRFVNMDPESVRFMAREISILRRLNHPNVMKLEALVTSRISGSLYLVFEYMEHDLAGLAAAPRVKFTEAQIKCYMQQLLRGLEHCHSRGVLHRDIKGSNLLIDDNGVLRIGDFGLATTFEPNQTQPLTSRVVTLWYRAPELLLGATEYGVAIDMWSAGCILAELCAGKPIMPGRTEVEQMHKIFKLCGSPSEEYWKKSKLPHATSFKPQHPYKRCVTDTYKDFPPSALALVDVLLSIEPEKRGTAYSALNSEFFNTKPLPCDPSSLPKYPPSKEYDAKIREEEARRRKAESMKGCGDDSLGKSSRQSKGESTTESNAGQGQSNISKSVKYNPLEESGTGFPIEPPRVKNRNGFTHSTSVVHPTAAAYAHKVKEDSCVSQHGGELRRQGSHKSRAVGDFSSVHSKRDDGSSYGDSTVYVPKKSRILCSGPLVPPGGSMEDMLKEHERQIQEAVRKARLEKGRTKKNCYDYD is encoded by the exons atggGCGGGTGTTGCTCAAAGGGTTCTTCCGAAGATGATTATGTTATCGAACAtgagaaggagaaagaaaaagaagttgaTAAATATTCTGTACAGATGGTTGCTCCCTTACAAAGAGAGGAGATTAAAGTAGACTTAGTTAATCCTAAGATTGAACTACCTATGAAATCTAAATCAAAGCGGACGTCAGAAGCCAGCGTTGTTCCTGTCCCTGCAACAAAAGTTGAGGATGATGGAAAAACAAGAATTATCGAGAGGCCTAAGGAAGGACATCACAAGAGGCGGTCCACCGTGGATTTTGGAGTGCAACAATCAATGTCTAGAATTGTAAGCATACATAACGGTGTAAAGGGTGAACTCGGAGCTGCAGGATGGCCATCGTGGCTAAGTTCTGTTGCAGCCGAGGCTATTCAAGGGTGGGTTCCTCGAAGTGCAGAGTCATTTGAAAAACTAAACAAA ATTGGTCAAGGAACATATAGTAGTGTTTACAAGGCCCGTGACCTTAAAACCAATAAAATTGTTGCAATGAAGAAAGTGAGATTTGTCAATATGGACCCAGAGAGCGTTCGCTTTATGGCAAGGGAGATAAGTATTTTGCGTAGATTGAACCACCCAAATGTTATGAAACTTGAGGCTTTGGTCACATCTAGGATATCAGGCAGCTTATATCTTGTATTTGAATACATGGAGCACGATCTTGCTGGACTTGCAGCAGCACCTCGGGTTAAGTTTACTGAAGCACAG ATTAAATGTTATATGCAACAATTGCTTCGTGGACTTGAACATTGTCATAGTCGGGGCGTACTTCATCGAGACATTAAGGGCTCAAACCTTCTCATTGATGATAatggtgttttaaggattggagACTTTGGTTTGGCTACAACCTTTGAGCCCAACCAAACACAGCCATTAACAAGTCGTGTTGTAACTCTATGGTATAGAGCTCCTGAGCTTTTGCTTGGTGCAACAGAATATGGAGTGGCCATAGATATGTGGAGTGCTGGCTGCATCCTCGCCGAATTATGTGCTGGAAAACCTATTATGCCGGGAAGAACAGAG GTGGAGCAAATGCATAAGATTTTCAAACTTTGTGGTTCACCTTCTGAAGAATACTGGAAGAAATCAAAACTACCTCATGCTACTAGTTTTAAGCCACAACATCCATACAAGCGATGCGTAACTGATACATACAAGGACTTTCCCCCTTCAGCTTTGGCACTTGTTGATGTCCTACTTTCAATAGAACCAGAAAAACGTGGTACTGCTTATTCTGCGCTCAATAGTGAG TTCTTCAATACAAAGCCCTTACCTTGTGATCCTTCTAGCTTACCAAAATATCCTCCAAGCAAGGAATATGACGCGAAGATTCGAGAGGAGGAAGCAAGAAG GCGAAAAGCTGAAAGTATGAAAGGATGTGGAGATGATTCATTGGGGAAGTCCTCAAGGCAATCAAAGGGAGAAAGTACTACAGAATCCAATGCTGGGCAG GGACAGTCAAATATAAGCAAAAGTGTGAAATATAATCCTTTAGAAGAAAGTGGAACTGGATTCCCTATTGAGCCGCCAAGAGTGAAAAATAGGAACGGATTCACTCATTCTACTTCAGTGGTCCATCCTACTGCAGCTGCCTATGCTCACAAAGTCAAAGAGGATTCATGTGTGTCCCAACATGGTGGAGAGCTTCGAAGGCAGGGTTCGCACAAGTCTCGAGCTGTAGGAGACTTTTCTAGTGTTCACTCAAAGAGGGATGACGGGTCATCTTATGGGGATTCAACG GTTTATGTGCCAAAGAAAAGTAGAATTCTTTGCTCTGGACCACTAGTGCCACCAGGGGGAAGTATGGAAGACATGTTAAAGGAACACGAgagacaaattcaagaagcaGTTCGAAAAGCACGTCTAGAAAAGGGAAGGACCAAAAAGAACTGTTATGATTATGACTAG